A section of the Flavobacterium sp. CG_23.5 genome encodes:
- a CDS encoding peptidylprolyl isomerase, which produces MENGIYAKFNTAKGSVLVKLEHELTPGTVGNFVGLAEGNLENKVKPQGTKFYNGLKFHRVIPDFMVQGGCPLGTGTGDPGYKFDDEFHPSLKHDKPGILAMANSGPGTNGSQFYITHVPTSWLDGKHTVFGHVVEGQDVVDAIAQGDVLDAVEIVRVGAEAEKWNAIEAFINFKGARNKRDASLKADAEAEMEKLAAGFEKTESGLRYQFIQRGEGKKAENGKTVSVHYTGQLPDGKVFDSSYPRKKPIEFPLGEGNVIEGWDEGIALLRVGDKARFVIPSHLGYGSRGAGGAIPPNATLIFDVELMDVK; this is translated from the coding sequence ATGGAAAACGGAATATACGCTAAATTCAACACCGCAAAAGGGTCGGTTTTAGTAAAATTAGAGCACGAATTAACACCAGGAACTGTTGGTAACTTCGTAGGATTAGCAGAAGGAAACTTAGAAAATAAGGTAAAACCACAAGGGACAAAATTTTATAATGGATTAAAATTCCACAGAGTAATTCCTGATTTTATGGTTCAAGGTGGTTGTCCACTAGGAACTGGAACTGGAGATCCAGGGTATAAGTTTGATGATGAATTTCACCCAAGTTTAAAACATGACAAACCGGGAATATTAGCTATGGCTAATTCAGGTCCTGGAACAAACGGTTCTCAATTTTACATTACACATGTTCCAACTTCATGGTTAGACGGTAAGCATACTGTTTTTGGACATGTTGTAGAAGGTCAGGATGTTGTTGATGCTATCGCTCAAGGAGATGTTTTAGATGCAGTGGAAATTGTTAGAGTTGGAGCTGAAGCTGAAAAATGGAATGCAATTGAAGCTTTTATTAATTTCAAAGGTGCCCGTAACAAACGTGATGCTTCTCTAAAAGCAGATGCAGAAGCTGAAATGGAAAAATTAGCTGCTGGTTTCGAAAAGACAGAAAGCGGTTTGCGTTACCAATTTATCCAAAGAGGTGAAGGTAAAAAAGCAGAAAACGGTAAAACGGTTTCTGTACATTATACAGGACAACTTCCAGACGGAAAAGTTTTTGACAGTTCTTACCCAAGAAAAAAACCAATTGAATTTCCATTAGGAGAAGGAAATGTAATCGAAGGATGGGACGAAGGTATTGCCTTGTTACGCGTAGGTGATAAAGCTCGTTTTGTAATTCCATCACATTTAGGTTACGGATCTCGTGGCGCTGGAGGAGCAATTCCACCAAACGCTACTTTGATTTTTGATGTAGAATTAATGGACGTGAAGTAA
- the rplS gene encoding 50S ribosomal protein L19: MADLMKFVQDEFVTRKEFPVFAAGDTITVYYEIREGEKTRTQFFKGVVIQRRGSANTETFTIRKMSGAIGVERIFPVNLPALQKIEINKKGAVRRARIFYFRELTGKKAKIKDKRR, translated from the coding sequence ATGGCAGATTTAATGAAATTCGTTCAAGACGAATTCGTAACAAGAAAAGAATTCCCAGTTTTTGCAGCTGGAGACACTATCACCGTTTACTACGAAATTAGAGAGGGTGAAAAAACTAGAACACAGTTTTTTAAAGGAGTTGTTATTCAAAGAAGAGGTTCTGCTAATACAGAAACTTTTACTATTCGTAAAATGTCAGGTGCTATTGGAGTAGAGCGTATCTTCCCAGTTAACTTACCAGCTTTGCAAAAAATTGAAATCAACAAAAAAGGTGCAGTTCGTAGAGCTAGAATTTTCTACTTCAGAGAACTTACTGGTAAAAAAGCTAAAATTAAAGACAAAAGAAGATAG
- a CDS encoding isocitrate dehydrogenase (NADP(+)), with amino-acid sequence MTKIKVANPVVELDGDEMTRIIWSFIKEKLILPYLDLDIKYYDLGIENRDATNDQITIDSAEAIKKYNVGIKCATITPDEDRVKEFGLKKMWKSPNGTIRNIVGGTVFREPIIMKNVPRYVQGWTQPIVIGRHAFGDQYKATDTVIKGKGKLTMTFVPEDDGETKTWEVYDFEGDGVAMAMYNTDESIYGFAHSSFQMALTKKWPLYLSTKNTILKAYDGRFKDIFEEVYQKNYKTQFAEAGITYEHRLIDDMVASVMKWSGGFVWACKNYDGDVQSDTVAQGFGSLGLMASVLVTPDGKTVEAEAAHGTVTRHFRQHQQGKATSTNPIASIFAWTRGLEHRGKLDENQPLIDFCHALEQVCIDTVESGKMTKDLAMLVKPEGLTAADYLTTEDFLAAIKQNLDAKLA; translated from the coding sequence ATGACAAAAATTAAAGTAGCCAATCCAGTGGTTGAATTGGATGGAGATGAAATGACACGAATTATTTGGTCTTTTATTAAAGAAAAACTAATTCTTCCTTATTTAGATTTAGACATTAAATATTACGATTTAGGAATTGAAAACAGAGATGCAACTAATGATCAAATTACTATTGATTCTGCAGAAGCGATAAAAAAATACAATGTAGGAATTAAATGTGCTACGATTACTCCTGATGAAGATCGTGTCAAAGAATTTGGTTTAAAGAAAATGTGGAAATCACCAAACGGAACTATCCGTAATATTGTAGGTGGTACCGTTTTCCGTGAACCAATTATCATGAAAAATGTTCCTCGTTATGTACAAGGATGGACTCAGCCAATTGTTATTGGTCGTCACGCTTTTGGAGATCAATACAAAGCGACAGATACTGTTATAAAAGGAAAAGGAAAATTAACTATGACTTTTGTACCTGAAGATGATGGTGAAACAAAAACATGGGAAGTATATGATTTTGAAGGTGATGGAGTTGCTATGGCAATGTACAACACGGACGAAAGTATTTATGGTTTTGCTCATTCTTCTTTCCAAATGGCTTTGACTAAAAAATGGCCATTATACCTTTCTACTAAAAATACTATTTTGAAAGCTTATGATGGGCGTTTCAAAGATATTTTTGAAGAAGTTTACCAAAAAAACTACAAAACTCAATTCGCTGAAGCTGGAATTACTTATGAGCACCGATTAATCGATGACATGGTTGCTTCTGTAATGAAATGGAGCGGTGGTTTTGTTTGGGCTTGTAAAAACTACGATGGTGATGTACAATCTGATACTGTTGCGCAAGGTTTTGGTTCTTTAGGATTAATGGCTTCTGTATTAGTAACTCCTGATGGAAAAACTGTAGAGGCTGAAGCAGCTCACGGAACGGTAACAAGACACTTTAGACAACACCAACAAGGAAAAGCGACTTCTACTAATCCAATTGCATCTATTTTTGCTTGGACAAGAGGATTGGAACACAGAGGTAAATTAGACGAAAATCAACCATTAATTGATTTCTGTCACGCCTTAGAACAAGTGTGTATCGACACGGTTGAAAGCGGAAAAATGACTAAAGATTTAGCCATGTTAGTTAAACCAGAAGGTTTAACTGCTGCTGATTATTTAACTACCGAAGATTTCTTGGCGGCAATAAAACAAAATTTAGATGCTAAATTAGCATAA
- a CDS encoding TonB-dependent receptor — protein MITKKNIVFFILLLSSLTSFSQDKFTISGTIMDANSNETLIGVNIIIPQLKTGVTTNEYGFYSLTIPKGEYTVQISYLGYQTIEENINVNQNTKHNYNLASNETVLKEVIITDNKTKTDIRKPEMSVNKLSISAIKKMPVVLGEVDVLKSLLLLPGVTNAGEGASGFNVRGGGADQNLILLDEATIFNSSHVFGFFSVFNPDAIKDLKLYKGGIPARYGGRASSVLDIYQKDGSSKGFHVNGGIGLISSRILVEGPLVKDKGSFLIGGRSSYAHLFLKLSEEQKNNSAYFYDLNTKLSYKLNPNNNLYLSGYFGRDVFSLNKSFTNIYGNTTVNLRWNHLYSEKLFSNLSLIYSDYYYGLDLDFVGFKWDSGIKNYNIKYDFKNYISDKFKLNYGVNGIYYEFNPGTIKPSDANSGINFDQLDKKYAFEPALYINADHEISDKISISYGLRYSLFYRLGQSTVNIYENDNPVTFNPDLQIYQKATPIGTKFYEKNKVMKSFNNLEPRFSFAYQINDEQSVKASYNRMVQYLQLISNTSSPTPLDVWTPSDAFIKPQIADQVALGYFKNFKDGMYSLEVETYYKKVKNRLDYIDGANLIANKAIEQVILNGQLRSYGLELMLRKNEGKFNGWISYTLSKSEQQTPGRTPVETGINNGAWYNSVYDKLHNIAITSSYKLNEKWSFGANFALQTGQPVTYPNGQYEYLGIIVPSYGLRNENRLPAYHHLDIAATLTPRKNMDRNWKGEWVFSIYNLYNRKNAASINFRQNTDTGNNEAVKTSIFGIVPAISYNFKF, from the coding sequence ATGATTACTAAGAAAAATATTGTCTTTTTTATTCTTTTATTATCCTCTCTAACTTCTTTCTCCCAAGATAAATTCACGATTAGCGGAACAATTATGGACGCTAACAGCAACGAAACATTGATTGGCGTCAACATAATTATCCCACAGTTAAAAACTGGGGTAACTACAAATGAATATGGGTTTTACTCGCTTACGATTCCAAAAGGTGAGTACACCGTTCAAATAAGTTATTTAGGTTACCAAACGATTGAAGAAAATATAAACGTAAACCAAAACACAAAACACAATTATAATCTTGCAAGCAATGAAACCGTTTTAAAAGAAGTTATAATTACGGATAATAAAACCAAAACCGATATACGGAAGCCGGAGATGAGCGTCAACAAACTCTCTATTTCAGCTATTAAGAAAATGCCAGTCGTACTAGGTGAAGTCGATGTTTTAAAGTCCCTTTTATTACTTCCTGGAGTTACTAATGCTGGTGAAGGCGCTTCCGGATTCAATGTTCGAGGTGGTGGTGCAGATCAGAATTTAATATTACTGGACGAAGCAACTATATTCAATTCGTCTCATGTCTTTGGCTTTTTCTCTGTTTTTAATCCAGATGCCATCAAGGATTTAAAATTATATAAAGGAGGAATTCCTGCTCGTTATGGAGGAAGAGCGTCTTCTGTTTTAGATATTTATCAAAAAGATGGTAGCAGTAAAGGATTTCATGTCAATGGTGGAATCGGATTAATCTCCAGTAGGATTTTGGTCGAAGGACCATTAGTAAAAGACAAAGGTTCCTTCCTTATTGGCGGTAGAAGTTCGTATGCGCATTTATTCTTGAAACTATCCGAAGAACAAAAAAACAACTCTGCTTATTTCTATGATTTGAATACCAAACTGAGTTACAAGCTGAATCCAAATAACAACTTATATTTATCGGGATATTTTGGAAGAGACGTTTTTAGCTTAAACAAAAGTTTTACTAATATTTATGGTAATACAACGGTCAATCTGAGATGGAATCACTTATACTCCGAAAAATTATTTTCGAATTTGTCCCTTATTTACAGCGATTATTATTACGGTTTGGATTTGGACTTTGTTGGTTTCAAATGGGATTCCGGCATCAAGAATTACAATATCAAATACGATTTCAAAAACTATATTTCTGATAAATTCAAATTAAATTATGGTGTAAATGGGATTTATTACGAATTCAATCCTGGAACTATAAAACCATCTGATGCTAATTCCGGGATTAATTTTGATCAATTGGACAAAAAATATGCATTCGAGCCCGCATTATATATCAATGCTGATCATGAAATTTCAGATAAAATATCAATTTCTTATGGGCTTCGTTATAGCCTATTTTATCGTTTAGGACAATCAACCGTAAATATTTATGAAAATGATAATCCGGTAACATTCAATCCGGATTTACAGATTTATCAAAAAGCGACTCCCATTGGAACAAAATTCTATGAGAAGAATAAAGTTATGAAAAGCTTCAATAATCTGGAACCCCGTTTTTCATTTGCCTATCAAATCAATGATGAGCAATCTGTAAAAGCCAGCTACAACAGAATGGTCCAATATTTACAATTAATTTCAAACACCTCATCTCCCACCCCGCTTGATGTTTGGACGCCAAGTGATGCTTTTATAAAACCCCAAATTGCAGATCAGGTGGCTTTGGGTTATTTCAAAAATTTTAAAGACGGAATGTATTCGCTTGAAGTAGAAACGTATTACAAAAAAGTAAAAAATCGACTGGATTATATAGACGGAGCAAATTTGATAGCCAATAAAGCAATTGAACAAGTGATACTTAACGGTCAATTAAGATCCTACGGATTAGAACTGATGCTCCGAAAAAACGAAGGAAAATTTAACGGATGGATTTCCTATACCTTATCCAAATCTGAGCAGCAAACTCCGGGAAGAACACCCGTTGAAACCGGAATCAACAACGGAGCATGGTACAATTCTGTGTATGATAAATTGCACAATATTGCCATTACGAGTTCTTATAAGTTAAATGAAAAATGGTCTTTTGGAGCCAATTTTGCCTTACAAACCGGACAACCCGTAACCTATCCTAACGGACAATATGAATATCTCGGAATAATTGTTCCAAGTTATGGTTTGAGAAACGAAAACCGCCTCCCAGCGTACCACCATCTCGATATTGCAGCAACTTTGACACCAAGAAAAAACATGGACAGAAACTGGAAAGGAGAATGGGTTTTTAGCATTTATAATTTGTACAACCGCAAAAATGCCGCTTCCATCAATTTCCGTCAAAATACAGATACAGGTAATAATGAGGCAGTAAAAACTTCCATATTCGGGATCGTTCCAGCTATAAGTTATAACTTCAAATTTTAA
- a CDS encoding DUF4249 domain-containing protein, whose translation MKKITFYLILFIAVFSTSCEDVIDVTLDNAPSKLVIEAAINWKKGTSGNQQSIKLTTTTGFYSTEIPKVSGATVTIKNSANVVFTFSEIANTGQYACTTFVPVLNETYMLTVVSKGNTYTATETLKPVTAITKIVQNNQGGLTGNEKEIKTFYQDPPSETNYYLYKYVYSNQVKSNFYVDQDEFFNGNEFFSISQNDDLKKDDKIEVSHFGISKAYYNYMSVLVSIAGNNGGGPFQSPPATVRGNIINTTDSANYPLGYFTLSEVDIRNYTIE comes from the coding sequence ATGAAAAAAATAACATTTTATCTGATACTATTCATCGCTGTTTTTTCAACAAGTTGCGAAGACGTGATAGACGTAACTTTAGACAATGCTCCATCAAAACTGGTTATTGAAGCAGCAATTAATTGGAAAAAAGGAACTTCTGGAAATCAACAAAGCATAAAACTAACCACCACAACTGGATTTTACAGCACTGAAATTCCAAAAGTTTCTGGAGCAACAGTTACTATAAAAAATAGTGCTAATGTTGTTTTTACATTTTCAGAAATAGCAAATACTGGCCAATATGCTTGCACTACATTTGTTCCAGTTCTCAATGAGACCTACATGCTAACTGTGGTAAGCAAAGGAAATACCTATACCGCTACCGAAACCTTGAAACCTGTTACAGCCATTACTAAAATTGTTCAAAACAATCAAGGTGGTTTAACAGGTAATGAAAAAGAAATTAAAACATTTTATCAAGATCCACCAAGTGAAACTAATTATTATCTATACAAATACGTTTACTCTAATCAGGTAAAATCAAACTTTTATGTCGATCAGGATGAGTTTTTCAACGGAAATGAATTCTTCAGTATCTCGCAAAATGACGACTTAAAAAAAGATGATAAAATTGAGGTTAGTCACTTTGGAATTTCTAAAGCCTATTACAACTACATGAGTGTTTTGGTAAGTATTGCAGGAAATAATGGTGGCGGACCATTTCAATCTCCACCGGCAACCGTACGAGGAAATATCATCAATACCACTGATTCGGCTAATTATCCATTGGGCTATTTTACCCTTAGCGAAGTCGATATCAGAAATTATACGATTGAATAA
- the trmD gene encoding tRNA (guanosine(37)-N1)-methyltransferase TrmD, with translation MRIDIVTVLPELLRSPFEASIMKRAIDKGLVEVHFHNLRDYTTNKQKSVDDYPYGGGAGMVMTVQPIDACIRHLKSERTYDEIIYMSPDGETLNQKMANTMSMYENIIILCGHYKGVDQRVRDHFITKEISIGDYVLSGGELGALVLSDALIRLIPGVLSDETSALTDSFQDGLLSGPIYTRPADYNGWKVPEVLTSGNFAKIDKWREDMAYEHTKARRPDLLEE, from the coding sequence ATGCGCATAGATATTGTTACAGTTTTACCTGAATTGCTGCGAAGTCCATTTGAGGCTTCTATTATGAAACGAGCTATCGATAAAGGATTAGTGGAAGTTCATTTTCATAATTTACGAGATTATACTACAAACAAGCAGAAAAGTGTGGATGATTATCCATACGGCGGTGGTGCTGGAATGGTGATGACAGTGCAGCCTATAGACGCCTGCATTAGGCATTTGAAAAGCGAAAGAACCTACGACGAAATCATTTATATGTCACCTGACGGTGAAACTTTGAACCAGAAAATGGCCAATACCATGTCGATGTATGAGAATATCATTATTCTTTGCGGCCATTATAAAGGAGTGGATCAACGGGTTCGTGATCACTTTATCACTAAGGAAATCTCTATTGGCGATTATGTTTTGAGTGGCGGAGAATTAGGCGCTTTGGTTTTATCGGATGCTTTAATCCGATTGATTCCGGGTGTTTTGAGCGACGAAACCTCAGCATTGACAGATAGTTTCCAGGATGGATTATTGTCTGGACCCATATATACAAGACCCGCAGATTATAACGGATGGAAAGTTCCGGAGGTTTTAACCAGCGGTAATTTTGCCAAAATCGACAAATGGCGAGAAGATATGGCGTATGAACATACAAAGGCGAGACGACCGGATTTATTGGAGGAATAA
- a CDS encoding alpha/beta fold hydrolase, giving the protein MEENQANGNELIRNSSFSKSKMSTDKYIETETNVKLYVKDYGEGKPVILIHGWPLSNEMWEYQIDALVENNFRVIAYDRRGFGKSSQPWEGYDYDTLADDLKAIIDQLELEDVSLVGFSMGGGEVVRYFSRHGGKNVVKAVLISSVTPLLLKTDSNPDGVPQEKYDAMAEQIKDDRMNFLESFAKTFFGVTFIIKPISTALLDYYRMLCSFASPRATLECAKSFSTTDFSNEMRDVNVPTLIIHGDEDKTVPIEITSEIAARLIPDNIFIVYEGAPHGLFYIEKKKLNNDLIKFLNS; this is encoded by the coding sequence ATGGAAGAAAATCAAGCAAATGGAAACGAATTAATTAGAAACAGTAGTTTTTCTAAATCAAAAATGTCAACTGATAAATATATTGAAACGGAAACAAACGTAAAATTATACGTGAAGGACTACGGCGAAGGAAAACCAGTAATTCTTATTCATGGTTGGCCACTTTCCAATGAAATGTGGGAATATCAAATTGATGCTCTTGTCGAAAATAATTTTAGAGTTATTGCTTACGACCGTCGTGGTTTTGGAAAATCCTCGCAACCCTGGGAAGGTTACGATTATGACACTCTAGCTGATGATTTAAAGGCAATTATTGATCAATTGGAATTAGAAGATGTTTCACTTGTAGGGTTTTCGATGGGTGGTGGCGAAGTCGTTCGTTATTTCAGTCGTCATGGTGGAAAAAACGTTGTAAAAGCAGTACTTATTTCGTCAGTTACTCCATTATTGTTAAAAACAGATTCGAATCCAGATGGTGTGCCGCAGGAAAAATACGATGCCATGGCGGAACAAATTAAAGATGATAGAATGAATTTTCTGGAAAGTTTTGCTAAAACATTTTTTGGCGTGACTTTTATCATAAAACCCATAAGTACAGCCTTATTAGACTATTATAGAATGTTATGTTCATTTGCATCACCTCGTGCAACTTTAGAGTGTGCAAAGTCTTTTTCCACAACTGATTTTAGTAATGAAATGCGAGACGTTAATGTTCCAACTTTGATTATTCACGGAGATGAAGACAAAACTGTTCCTATAGAAATCACTTCAGAAATTGCAGCCAGATTAATTCCTGACAATATATTTATTGTTTATGAAGGAGCTCCACACGGCTTGTTTTATATCGAAAAGAAAAAATTAAACAATGATTTGATTAAGTTTTTAAATTCTTAA
- the tnpA gene encoding IS200/IS605 family transposase: MANTYTQIHIHFVFSVKFRHGIIESKWKEDLYKYMTGIIQNNNHKLLAINGMPDHIHILIGLRPVQSISDLMKDIKQSSSKWINENKLTNGHFEWQEGYGAFSYSKSQINHVVNYIQNQELHHKKKTFKDEYLDFLEKFEIDYDDKFIFKELI; encoded by the coding sequence ATGGCAAATACCTACACTCAAATACACATTCATTTTGTTTTTTCGGTAAAATTCAGGCATGGAATTATAGAATCTAAATGGAAAGAAGATTTGTATAAATATATGACGGGTATAATTCAAAATAATAACCATAAGCTTTTGGCAATAAATGGAATGCCGGATCATATCCATATTTTGATTGGGTTAAGACCGGTACAATCGATTTCAGATTTAATGAAGGACATAAAACAAAGTTCTTCAAAATGGATCAATGAAAATAAACTAACAAACGGACATTTTGAATGGCAAGAAGGTTATGGTGCGTTTTCATATAGTAAATCACAAATAAACCATGTGGTAAATTATATTCAAAATCAAGAATTGCATCATAAAAAGAAAACATTTAAAGATGAATATCTTGATTTTCTTGAAAAATTTGAAATCGATTATGACGACAAATTTATTTTCAAAGAATTGATTTAA
- a CDS encoding M3 family metallopeptidase, which translates to MQTQALYAQTKSVKMTNPLLQKSTLQYQAPPFNLIKNEHFKPAFEYALKVHDEEVKKITSNKAKPTFMNTVVALETSGVDLTRASSDFYNLTGSNTNPTLQAIEAEYAPIFSAHNDKIYLNSQLYNRFKALDLKNLKGEDKKLTQFYLQKFELAGANLSADDKVKMEKINGEIASLGTLFGTKLLIARKNGAVLFDNVKDLDGLSANELAAAKAKATEAGHDGQYLIGLLNTTQQPLLQSLTNRATREKIFKSSWTRSEKNDEGDTRDILEKMAKLRLQKAKLMGKKNFAEWKLQDQMAQTPERAMNLLAKIAPPAVAKAKVEAKEIQALIDAQKGGFKLEPWDWNFYSEQVRKAKYDLDESQVKPYFELTTVLEKGVFFAAKKMYGITFKERKDLPVYHPDVVAYEVFDNDGKSMAIYYLDFYTRDNKNGGAWMSNFVDQSHYLKQKPVIVNVYNFAKPVNGNPSLISFDDVTTMFHEFGHTLHGLFANQNYTSLSGTAVPRDFVEFPSQINEHAALDPEVLKNYALHYKTKEVIPQELIDKIKKAETFNKGYDVTELLAASTLDMNWHSVEKEGDFKPALVFENEALQKYGLLVNEVPTRYHTPYFAHIWSGGYSAGYYAYTWSKTLDYNVYDWMKANGGLTRKNSERFRKYILSVGNSVDLNKAFKEFIGHDMEIEPYLRNAGLSDK; encoded by the coding sequence ATGCAAACACAAGCACTTTATGCACAAACAAAATCTGTAAAAATGACAAATCCTCTTTTACAAAAAAGTACGTTGCAATATCAAGCACCGCCATTTAATTTAATTAAAAACGAACATTTTAAACCTGCGTTCGAATATGCTTTAAAAGTTCACGATGAAGAAGTGAAAAAAATCACAAGCAATAAAGCTAAGCCCACTTTTATGAACACGGTGGTAGCTTTAGAAACCAGTGGTGTAGATTTGACTAGAGCAAGTAGTGATTTTTATAATCTGACAGGATCTAACACCAATCCAACCCTGCAAGCGATTGAAGCAGAATATGCTCCGATTTTTTCAGCACACAATGATAAAATTTATTTGAACAGTCAATTGTATAATCGCTTTAAAGCATTGGATTTAAAAAACTTAAAGGGAGAAGATAAAAAATTGACTCAGTTTTACTTGCAAAAATTTGAATTGGCAGGTGCAAATTTATCTGCTGACGATAAAGTAAAAATGGAAAAAATTAATGGAGAGATAGCTAGTTTAGGTACACTTTTCGGTACTAAACTATTAATTGCCCGTAAAAACGGAGCTGTTTTGTTTGATAATGTAAAGGATTTAGATGGTTTAAGCGCTAATGAACTTGCTGCTGCAAAAGCAAAAGCGACTGAGGCAGGTCACGATGGACAGTATTTAATAGGATTATTGAATACAACCCAACAACCATTATTACAAAGCCTTACCAATAGAGCAACTAGAGAAAAAATATTCAAATCGTCTTGGACTCGCTCCGAAAAGAATGATGAGGGTGATACCCGCGACATACTGGAAAAAATGGCGAAATTGCGTTTGCAAAAAGCGAAATTAATGGGTAAAAAGAATTTTGCAGAATGGAAACTACAAGATCAAATGGCTCAAACTCCAGAGAGAGCTATGAATTTATTAGCAAAAATTGCTCCTCCTGCTGTCGCTAAAGCGAAAGTAGAAGCAAAAGAAATACAAGCTTTAATTGATGCTCAAAAAGGTGGGTTTAAATTAGAACCATGGGATTGGAATTTTTATTCAGAGCAAGTTCGTAAAGCCAAATATGATTTAGACGAAAGTCAAGTAAAACCTTATTTTGAGTTGACAACAGTACTAGAAAAAGGAGTGTTTTTTGCAGCCAAAAAAATGTACGGTATTACCTTTAAAGAACGCAAAGATTTGCCGGTTTATCACCCCGATGTTGTGGCGTATGAAGTTTTTGATAATGACGGAAAATCAATGGCAATCTATTATTTAGATTTCTACACAAGAGACAATAAAAACGGGGGAGCTTGGATGAGCAACTTTGTGGATCAATCTCATTATTTGAAACAAAAACCAGTAATTGTAAACGTTTACAATTTTGCAAAACCAGTAAACGGAAACCCATCTCTAATTAGTTTTGATGATGTAACGACTATGTTCCATGAGTTTGGACATACATTGCACGGTTTATTCGCAAATCAAAATTACACCAGTCTTTCTGGAACGGCTGTGCCACGTGATTTTGTAGAATTTCCTTCTCAAATCAATGAACACGCTGCGCTAGATCCGGAAGTTTTAAAAAATTATGCACTTCATTACAAGACTAAAGAGGTGATTCCTCAGGAATTAATTGATAAGATTAAAAAAGCCGAAACTTTTAACAAAGGATATGATGTAACCGAACTTTTGGCGGCATCAACATTAGATATGAACTGGCATAGTGTTGAAAAAGAAGGGGATTTCAAACCTGCTTTAGTTTTTGAAAATGAAGCACTTCAAAAATACGGATTGTTAGTAAACGAAGTGCCTACAAGATACCACACGCCTTATTTTGCGCACATTTGGAGTGGAGGTTATTCAGCAGGTTATTACGCTTATACTTGGTCTAAAACATTAGATTATAATGTGTACGACTGGATGAAAGCGAACGGCGGTCTCACAAGAAAAAATAGTGAGCGTTTCAGAAAATACATCTTATCAGTAGGGAATAGTGTAGATTTAAATAAAGCCTTCAAAGAATTCATAGGACACGATATGGAAATCGAACCTTATTTAAGAAACGCAGGACTGTCGGATAAATAA
- a CDS encoding thioredoxin family protein, with product MARTTSNIVALGTLAPNFKLKDTNSSEWFSFPDLKGEKGTLVVFICNHCPFVHHVIDEIVMIANDYRVQGIGIITISSNDVSKYPQDAPELMTEFAFQNKFEFPYLYDGTQEVAKAYDAACTPDFYLFDNQDKLVYHGQLDDSRPGNGIPLSGSDLRGAIDSVIYNRTINPNQKPSLGCNIKWK from the coding sequence ATGGCAAGAACAACTTCAAATATAGTAGCACTGGGGACTTTGGCTCCAAATTTCAAATTAAAAGACACCAATTCCAGCGAATGGTTTTCTTTTCCGGATTTAAAAGGCGAAAAGGGAACTTTGGTTGTGTTCATCTGTAATCACTGCCCGTTTGTTCATCATGTAATCGATGAGATTGTTATGATCGCTAATGATTATCGGGTTCAAGGAATTGGAATAATTACGATTTCCAGCAATGATGTTTCAAAATATCCTCAAGATGCACCCGAATTGATGACTGAGTTTGCTTTCCAAAATAAATTCGAGTTTCCCTATCTTTATGACGGAACACAGGAAGTAGCAAAAGCCTATGATGCCGCTTGCACGCCTGACTTTTACTTATTTGACAATCAAGATAAATTAGTTTATCACGGACAATTGGACGACAGCCGTCCTGGAAATGGAATTCCGTTAAGTGGTAGCGATTTGCGTGGTGCAATTGATAGCGTTATTTACAATAGAACGATTAATCCAAATCAAAAACCGAGTTTAGGTTGCAATATTAAGTGGAAATAA